The Oncorhynchus mykiss isolate Arlee chromosome 22, USDA_OmykA_1.1, whole genome shotgun sequence sequence GCTGTATTAGTTGAGACTCTTTGCACGTTCATAAATATTTGCTGTTGTTTATATTGAGTGCAGACCTAAAAACTAGGACATTCGGCAGTCCTCTTTTCCCTTGCCTTTTACTTTCTTACTGCCTTTTTTCAAGCCTGTCCTAGATTGCTCGTTGTTGCCCTCTGCACTTTGACTACTTTCTCTTCTACCCTGCTGTGACCCATACTGGattgcctcttccccctcctctactGGCAAAGCCTCTACCTCAGTTGCATTCTGctgcctctcgctctcccctACACCTTGCTGTTCAACAGTCACACTCACTCCCTCCTCTGCAATGTATTTCTGGTTGTATGTTACACTAACCCCCTCCTCTAATGTGATTAGTTGTTGTTCTCCATTCACGTTCTGGCCCTCAACTATGGTTTGTGCTTTTTCTTCAGGGCTTCGGAGCTCCTCTGGTGCATTATCCAACCCCGTTTCAATTGATTGCTGTGCCACTATCGTGCTAACTCCCTCTGTGTCCTGCGGtttgtcatcctcctcttcctggtTACCCTTCTCTTTACCAAGCTCTACCTCTATTTTGTATCCTACCGACATCGTTCTCATTTCCTGGCTGACCTCCTCTTGGGATGCTATTGGGAATACATTTGCAGGAACCACTGAAACTAGGTCAGAAAAGTCAAACGATTGACCCTCATTTTCATGCTCCTTGTCATTCCACTGCTCACTGGGTCCAGGTACCTTGTTACCCTCCAGCTTGGCCTCAATGGGATCATCTTGCTCTTCTGCTTTAGCCACCATAGTGCATGGTCCACTTTCATTGTGGCTCTGTTCCCTAAAAGAGTCAATTGTCACCGGAGTTTCTTTTACAGGGTCCTGTAGTCGTGTTTCTGTATCATTCAGCTCGGTCTCTGTAGAGATCCCTCCATTTGATGCCTCTTCTGCATCAAGTGTTTCTGTATCATTCAGCTTGGTCTCTGTAGAGATCCCTCCATTTGATGCCTCTTCTGCATCAAGTGTTTCTGTATCATTCAGCTCGGTCTCTGTAGAGATCCCTCCATTTGATGCCTCTTCGGCATCAAGGGTTTCTGCATCATTCAGCTCGGTCTCTGTAGAGATCCCTCCATTTGATGCCTCTTCTGCATCATTCAGCTCGGTCTCTGTAGAGATCCCTCCATTTGATGCCTCTTCTGCATCAAGTGTTTCTGCATCATTCAGCTCGGTCTCTGTAGAGATCCCTCCATTTGATGCCTCTTCTGCATCAAGTGTTTCTGCATCATTCAGCTCGGTCTCTGTAGAGATCCCTCCATTTGATGCCTCTTCTGCATCATTCAGCTCGGTCTCTGTAGAGATCCCTCCATTTGATGCCTCTTCTGCATCAAGTGTTTCTGGCTTGTTGTTTTCATACAAGTGCCTGTCAGTGACTGGACAACCAGGTAGATCCACCAATTGTTCAGGCAGTCTTATGGTGTCAGCAGCAGGGCAGTTGCGGTCAAGCGATATGCTACAACATTTCTCATCTGCTGAATTGTTGCATTCCTCTACATTTGCTGGCATTGCCATTGAAGTGTCTTCATGTTCAAGTGCATTTTTACGCTCTTCTGGGCTCCCGTTTGGTTTATCCTGACCTGCCTCTTTTAGGTCTTGTGTTGCATTTTCGTTAGCCTGGTCTGGGTGAGTAGTGACACCATCATGGAAGATAAGGTCTTCAGGTTCCACGCTCTTCTTGAGCTCTGGTCTTAAGACGATGGGACTGTGAAAGTTATTCCCTTGTTCCTTTGAGTCTTGGATTGTTTGTTCCTCTTCAACCGAGACCTTGATTGCATCTTCCTCTTTGAATTTGTTTGAATTCCCAGCTGTGGACTGTTTCGAGTCCAATGGACATTTTGGGTCAGCTGAAGAGTTCAAAAAGTCTCCAAAGTTATCAGGGTTGGTTGTGTACCCTGACTCGTCCTTTTGGGTACCAGTATCTGTTGTCGATTCTAATTCCTCCATAGGGTTATAAGTGCTGGTTATAAACTTGGAGTGATCAACAGGATCAGCAATACCAATGTTGGACTCAAGGGATAATACTGATATCTCGCCTTCTGATTTCTCtgattccattgtagatttgtgTTTGtcctttttcattttcttctttttcttctttgagACAACTTCCTCACTCTTAGCTTGGTCAGTCAGAGATACTTCAATGGTAGGCTCTACTCGGTCTTCTTCTAGTTGTTCTTCCTTCAGGTTCAGTCCCTCAGCAATGGTTTGTGCTTTTTGTTCAGGGCTTTGGAGCTCTCGATCTGGTGAACTACTGGTCCCCTCCTCTCGCTGTGTTTCTATTGTGATAACCCCCTCTCCTACCGCCTCTACTGGCTCCTTATCGCTTGGGGTGGAGACCACATCCTCTTCTGTTGTGCTCATCTTATCTCCCTGCGTTTCATCACCTTgtttctctcccttcttcttgcctttctttttctttttgcCTCCTTGGGACTGTGGCTGCATGTCAGTGGTCTCTGGCAACACACATGTCTTTTTTGTTTTCTGAGGCTCAGGGTTTGATTCGACTGGGCTCTTAGGAGTATCAAGGTCTGTCCCTAGGCTAATCTGTGTGCCATTTGTCATGGAGACTACACACGTTTCTGTTGTGCTCTTCTTATGGTCTTCCTGCTTTACATCGCTTTGTgtctctcccttcttcttcttGCCTTTCTTCTTCTTGTTGCCTGCTTGGGTCGGTGGCTGCAGGTCAGTTATCTCTGGTAACGCTTCCACCTTTTTTGTTTTCTGAGGCTCCGGGTTTGATTTGATTGGGCTCTTACTAGTATCAAGGTCTGTCCCTTGGCTAAGCTGTGTGCCATTTTTCATGGTGTCCTCAATGGTTTCCCTAGGCAGAGGATATGAGTCTAAACATTTCACGTCTTTACTCGATTCGTTTTTCCCTTGTTCAGCTGCTGCACCATATTCTGAGGTAGGCTCTTTTGAGGATGTCTCTTTGGTGTCGTCACTGCTCTTGACAACTTTGGTCTCTGCCTCATCTGCCTTGTCATTTTTTATTCCCATTTCCCCTTCGCTTGCAACCTCTACTCTGCCTTGCCGTGTCCCCTCTACACCTGCTGCTTCATACCCCTCCCCCGCTACTGTAACCTCTTCCTCAGGACCTGTTACAACCACAAGTACCTCAGAATCACAGACCGGTCCACTTTTGAACTCTACTACTGGTATGCCATTGTCAGAGTCTTTGCTGACATCACTGCCTTCAATTTCAACCTCTTCCCCCAATGTGGGCGAGAATGGCTGAGCCTCCCTTGATGTTTCTGTTTCAGAAACACCAACAAGGCTACAGGGGGTGGGCGAGGTCAGATGGTTCTCTTGAGCCTCCTCCTCGTGTGTATCCTCTTGCTGCCTGGACCTTCCTGGATCCACCACCTTATCTCCTCTACTTCCCAACTCCGTCTCCTGAGCTCTGCCTAGGAGACCATGAGGGATACCATGAGGGTGAAATAGGCCAAACACTGTGGCTTGGAGTTTCAAATAAACATTTTTCTGATGATCAAGATCTGCCAGTTGAACCTGGGCCAATTAGCGCAAAGCGTAATTTGAAAGAATTGGGTAAAAATCAAACCAGCATGGAAGAGGTGgaaaaggaagaagaggagagcaCCAAACAAAACCTTGAT is a genomic window containing:
- the LOC110501269 gene encoding uncharacterized protein LOC110501269 isoform X24, which codes for MGTQGTGRKRNPNKDRSTAEDDALNLISREAEARLAAKRAARAEAREIRMKELERQQKEVDDRDYLEKGSRAASTLSAATLASLGGSSSRRESGETSITGDTETSIREIKDTLVEVEEKYRKAMVSNAQLDNEKNNLMYQVDTLKDSLMELEELLSESRREYEGKSKDFEREKHAHGVLQFQFKEMKETLKQSEELLTEIRQMRLKQDGFVREISDLQETVEWKDKKIGALERQKEYSDAIRNERDELRDEVVQLKDILKKHGIVLTPDLTANGEMLELGTEGSASGDPASQLAQDSQTSPLEGGNSMLGRAQETELGSRGDKVVDPGRSRQQEDTHEEEAQENHLTSPTPCSLVGVSETETSREAQPFSPTLGEEVEIEGSDVSKDSDNGIPVVEFKSGPVCDSEVLVVVTGPEEEVTVAGEGYEAAGVEGTRQGRVEVASEGEMGIKNDKADEAETKVVKSSDDTKETSSKEPTSEYGAAAEQGKNESSKDVKCLDSYPLPRETIEDTMKNGTQLSQGTDLDTSKSPIKSNPEPQKTKKVEALPEITDLQPPTQAGNKKKKGKKKKGETQSDVKQEDHKKSTTETCVVSMTNGTQISLGTDLDTPKSPVESNPEPQKTKKTCVLPETTDMQPQSQGGKKKKKGKKKGEKQGDETQGDKMSTTEEDVVSTPSDKEPVEAVGEGVITIETQREEGTSSSPDRELQSPEQKAQTIAEGLNLKEEQLEEDRVEPTIEVSLTDQAKSEEVVSKKKKKKMKKDKHKSTMESEKSEGEISVLSLESNIGIADPVDHSKFITSTYNPMEELESTTDTGTQKDESGYTTNPDNFGDFLNSSADPKCPLDSKQSTAGNSNKFKEEDAIKVSVEEEQTIQDSKEQGNNFHSPIVLRPELKKSVEPEDLIFHDGVTTHPDQANENATQDLKEAGQDKPNGSPEERKNALEHEDTSMAMPANVEECNNSADEKCCSISLDRNCPAADTIRLPEQLVDLPGCPVTDRHLYENNKPETLDAEEASNGGISTETELNDAEEASNGGISTETELNDAETLDAEEASNGGISTETELNDAETLDAEEASNGGISTETELNDAEEASNGGISTETELNDTETLDAEEASNGGISTETKLNDTETLDAEEASNGGISTETELNDTETRLQDPVKETPVTIDSFREQSHNESGPCTMVAKAEEQDDPIEAKLEGNKVPGPSEQWNDKEHENEGQSFDFSDLVSVVPANVFPIASQEEVSQEMRTMSVGYKIEVELGKEKGNQEEEDDKPQDTEGVSTIVAQQSIETGLDNAPEELRSPEEKAQTIVEGQNVNGEQQLITLEEGVSVTYNQKYIAEEGVSVTVEQQGVGESERQQNATEVEALPVEEGEEAIQYGSQQGRRESSQSAEGNNEQSRTGLKKGSKKVKGKGKEDCRMS
- the LOC110501269 gene encoding uncharacterized protein LOC110501269 isoform X13; protein product: MGTQGTGRKRNPNKDRSTAEDDALNLISREAEARLAAKRAARAEAREIRMKELERQQKEIYQVQKKYYGLDNKSDKVDSEWGHIEQWMEDSERYSRPTQRHTSISDDDERMSVGSRGSVRSDLDAIGAYGRGEKDKKSKKKKKHKDKHKDRDSNGYDNEYSAISSRSSRLGDESNSRVSRSSRLDLQPSSGLSDESISKVSRSSRLDLQPASYASSDLNSNNGLSSSRQRLSSYESSGLLSQISYRRHHMGSLYEDSLYSGSRRVTGSSSRHPEYNSYRGSGSRASSRASSARASPVDDACNSVASFLRSAATSSGLPRDLDHMTIPNISDVDDRDYLEKGSRAASTLSAATLASLGGSSSRRESGETSITGDTETSIREIKEIHELKDQIQDVESKYMQSLKEVKDTLVEVEEKYRKAMVSNAQLDNEKNNLMYQVDTLKDSLMELEELLSESRREYEGKSKDFEREKHAHGVLQFQFKEMKETLKQSEELLTKHGIVLTPDLTANGEMLELGTEGSASGDPASQLAQDSQTSPLEGGNSMLGRAQETELGSRGDKVVDPGRSRQQEDTHEEEAQENHLTSPTPCSLVGVSETETSREAQPFSPTLGEEVEIEGSDVSKDSDNGIPVVEFKSGPVCDSEVLVVVTGPEEEVTVAGEGYEAAGVEGTRQGRVEVASEGEMGIKNDKADEAETKVVKSSDDTKETSSKEPTSEYGAAAEQGKNESSKDVKCLDSYPLPRETIEDTMKNGTQLSQGTDLDTSKSPIKSNPEPQKTKKVEALPEITDLQPPTQAGNKKKKGKKKKGETQSDVKQEDHKKSTTETCVVSMTNGTQISLGTDLDTPKSPVESNPEPQKTKKTCVLPETTDMQPQSQGGKKKKKGKKKGEKQGDETQGDKMSTTEEDVVSTPSDKEPVEAVGEGVITIETQREEGTSSSPDRELQSPEQKAQTIAEGLNLKEEQLEEDRVEPTIEVSLTDQAKSEEVVSKKKKKKMKKDKHKSTMESEKSEGEISVLSLESNIGIADPVDHSKFITSTYNPMEELESTTDTGTQKDESGYTTNPDNFGDFLNSSADPKCPLDSKQSTAGNSNKFKEEDAIKVSVEEEQTIQDSKEQGNNFHSPIVLRPELKKSVEPEDLIFHDGVTTHPDQANENATQDLKEAGQDKPNGSPEERKNALEHEDTSMAMPANVEECNNSADEKCCSISLDRNCPAADTIRLPEQLVDLPGCPVTDRHLYENNKPETLDAEEASNGGISTETELNDAEEASNGGISTETELNDAETLDAEEASNGGISTETELNDAETLDAEEASNGGISTETELNDAEEASNGGISTETELNDTETLDAEEASNGGISTETKLNDTETLDAEEASNGGISTETELNDTETRLQDPVKETPVTIDSFREQSHNESGPCTMVAKAEEQDDPIEAKLEGNKVPGPSEQWNDKEHENEGQSFDFSDLVSVVPANVFPIASQEEVSQEMRTMSVGYKIEVELGKEKGNQEEEDDKPQDTEGVSTIVAQQSIETGLDNAPEELRSPEEKAQTIVEGQNVNGEQQLITLEEGVSVTYNQKYIAEEGVSVTVEQQGVGESERQQNATEVEALPVEEGEEAIQYGSQQGRRESSQSAEGNNEQSRTGLKKGSKKVKGKGKEDCRMS
- the LOC110501269 gene encoding uncharacterized protein LOC110501269 isoform X23, which translates into the protein MGTQGTGRKRNPNKDRSTAEDDALNLISREAEARLAAKRAARAEAREIRMKELERQQKEISDDDERMSVGSRGSVRVDDRDYLEKGSRAASTLSAATLASLGGSSSRRESGETSITGDTETSIREIKDTLVEVEEKYRKAMVSNAQLDNEKNNLMYQVDTLKDSLMELEELLSESRREYEGKSKDFEREKHAHGVLQFQFKEMKETLKQSEELLTEIRQMRLKQDGFVREISDLQETVEWKDKKIGALERQKEYSDAIRNERDELRDEVVQLKDILKKHGIVLTPDLTANGEMLELGTEGSASGDPASQLAQDSQTSPLEGGNSMLGRAQETELGSRGDKVVDPGRSRQQEDTHEEEAQENHLTSPTPCSLVGVSETETSREAQPFSPTLGEEVEIEGSDVSKDSDNGIPVVEFKSGPVCDSEVLVVVTGPEEEVTVAGEGYEAAGVEGTRQGRVEVASEGEMGIKNDKADEAETKVVKSSDDTKETSSKEPTSEYGAAAEQGKNESSKDVKCLDSYPLPRETIEDTMKNGTQLSQGTDLDTSKSPIKSNPEPQKTKKVEALPEITDLQPPTQAGNKKKKGKKKKGETQSDVKQEDHKKSTTETCVVSMTNGTQISLGTDLDTPKSPVESNPEPQKTKKTCVLPETTDMQPQSQGGKKKKKGKKKGEKQGDETQGDKMSTTEEDVVSTPSDKEPVEAVGEGVITIETQREEGTSSSPDRELQSPEQKAQTIAEGLNLKEEQLEEDRVEPTIEVSLTDQAKSEEVVSKKKKKKMKKDKHKSTMESEKSEGEISVLSLESNIGIADPVDHSKFITSTYNPMEELESTTDTGTQKDESGYTTNPDNFGDFLNSSADPKCPLDSKQSTAGNSNKFKEEDAIKVSVEEEQTIQDSKEQGNNFHSPIVLRPELKKSVEPEDLIFHDGVTTHPDQANENATQDLKEAGQDKPNGSPEERKNALEHEDTSMAMPANVEECNNSADEKCCSISLDRNCPAADTIRLPEQLVDLPGCPVTDRHLYENNKPETLDAEEASNGGISTETELNDAEEASNGGISTETELNDAETLDAEEASNGGISTETELNDAETLDAEEASNGGISTETELNDAEEASNGGISTETELNDTETLDAEEASNGGISTETKLNDTETLDAEEASNGGISTETELNDTETRLQDPVKETPVTIDSFREQSHNESGPCTMVAKAEEQDDPIEAKLEGNKVPGPSEQWNDKEHENEGQSFDFSDLVSVVPANVFPIASQEEVSQEMRTMSVGYKIEVELGKEKGNQEEEDDKPQDTEGVSTIVAQQSIETGLDNAPEELRSPEEKAQTIVEGQNVNGEQQLITLEEGVSVTYNQKYIAEEGVSVTVEQQGVGESERQQNATEVEALPVEEGEEAIQYGSQQGRRESSQSAEGNNEQSRTGLKKGSKKVKGKGKEDCRMS
- the LOC110501269 gene encoding uncharacterized protein LOC110501269 isoform X20 — its product is MGTQGTGRKRNPNKDRSTAEDDALNLISREAEARLAAKRAARAEAREIRMKELERQQKEEDSERYSRPTQRHTSISDDDERMSVGSRGSVRVDDRDYLEKGSRAASTLSAATLASLGGSSSRRESGETSITGDTETSIREIKEIHELKDQIQDVESKYMQSLKEVKDTLVEVEEKYRKAMVSNAQLDNEKNNLMYQVDTLKDSLMELEELLSESRREYEGKSKDFEREKHAHGVLQFQFKEMKETLKQSEELLTEIRQMRLKQDGFVREISDLQETVEWKDKKIGALERQKEYSDAIRNERDELRDEVVQLKDILKKHGIVLTPDLTANGEMLELGTEGSASGDPASQLAQDSQTSPLEGGNSMLGRAQETELGSRGDKVVDPGRSRQQEDTHEEEAQENHLTSPTPCSLVGVSETETSREAQPFSPTLGEEVEIEGSDVSKDSDNGIPVVEFKSGPVCDSEVLVVVTGPEEEVTVAGEGYEAAGVEGTRQGRVEVASEGEMGIKNDKADEAETKVVKSSDDTKETSSKEPTSEYGAAAEQGKNESSKDVKCLDSYPLPRETIEDTMKNGTQLSQGTDLDTSKSPIKSNPEPQKTKKVEALPEITDLQPPTQAGNKKKKGKKKKGETQSDVKQEDHKKSTTETCVVSMTNGTQISLGTDLDTPKSPVESNPEPQKTKKTCVLPETTDMQPQSQGGKKKKKGKKKGEKQGDETQGDKMSTTEEDVVSTPSDKEPVEAVGEGVITIETQREEGTSSSPDRELQSPEQKAQTIAEGLNLKEEQLEEDRVEPTIEVSLTDQAKSEEVVSKKKKKKMKKDKHKSTMESEKSEGEISVLSLESNIGIADPVDHSKFITSTYNPMEELESTTDTGTQKDESGYTTNPDNFGDFLNSSADPKCPLDSKQSTAGNSNKFKEEDAIKVSVEEEQTIQDSKEQGNNFHSPIVLRPELKKSVEPEDLIFHDGVTTHPDQANENATQDLKEAGQDKPNGSPEERKNALEHEDTSMAMPANVEECNNSADEKCCSISLDRNCPAADTIRLPEQLVDLPGCPVTDRHLYENNKPETLDAEEASNGGISTETELNDAEEASNGGISTETELNDAETLDAEEASNGGISTETELNDAETLDAEEASNGGISTETELNDAEEASNGGISTETELNDTETLDAEEASNGGISTETKLNDTETLDAEEASNGGISTETELNDTETRLQDPVKETPVTIDSFREQSHNESGPCTMVAKAEEQDDPIEAKLEGNKVPGPSEQWNDKEHENEGQSFDFSDLVSVVPANVFPIASQEEVSQEMRTMSVGYKIEVELGKEKGNQEEEDDKPQDTEGVSTIVAQQSIETGLDNAPEELRSPEEKAQTIVEGQNVNGEQQLITLEEGVSVTYNQKYIAEEGVSVTVEQQGVGESERQQNATEVEALPVEEGEEAIQYGSQQGRRESSQSAEGNNEQSRTGLKKGSKKVKGKGKEDCRMS
- the LOC110501269 gene encoding uncharacterized protein LOC110501269 isoform X17, whose product is MGTQGTGRKRNPNKDRSTAEDDALNLISREAEARLAAKRAARAEAREIRMKELERQQKEIYQVQKKYYGLDNKSDKVDSEWGHIEQWMEDSERYSRPTQRHTSISDDDERMSVGSRGSVRSDLDAIGAYGRGASYASSDLNSNNGLSSSRQRLSSYEGSLYEDSLYSGSRRVTGSSSRHPEYNSYRGSGSRASSRASSARASPVDDACNSVASFLRSAATSSGLPRDLDHMTIPNISDVDDRDYLEKGSRAASTLSAATLASLGGSSSRRESGETSITGDTETSIREIKEIHELKDQIQDVESKYMQSLKEVKDTLVEVEEKYRKAMVSNAQLDNEKNNLMYQVDTLKDSLMELEELLSESRREYEGKSKDFEREKHAHGVLQFQFKEMKETLKQSEELLTEIRQMRLKQDGFVREISDLQETVEWKDKKIGALERQKEYSDAIRNERDELRDEVVQLKDILKKHGIVLTPDLTANGEMLELGTEGSASGDPASQLAQDSQTSPLEGGNSMLGRAQETELGSRGDKVVDPGRSRQQEDTHEEEAQENHLTSPTPCSLVGVSETETSREAQPFSPTLGEEVEIEGSDVSKDSDNGIPVVEFKSGPVCDSEVLVVVTGPEEEVTVAGEGYEAAGVEGTRQGRVEVASEGEMGIKNDKADEAETKVVKSSDDTKETSSKEPTSEYGAAAEQGKNESSKDVKCLDSYPLPRETIEDTMKNGTQLSQGTDLDTSKSPIKSNPEPQKTKKVEALPEITDLQPPTQAGNKKKKGKKKKGETQSDVKQEDHKKSTTETCVVSMTNGTQISLGTDLDTPKSPVESNPEPQKTKKTCVLPETTDMQPQSQGGKKKKKGKKKGEKQGDETQGDKMSTTEEDVVSTPSDKEPVEAVGEGVITIETQREEGTSSSPDRELQSPEQKAQTIAEGLNLKEEQLEEDRVEPTIEVSLTDQAKSEEVVSKKKKKKMKKDKHKSTMESEKSEGEISVLSLESNIGIADPVDHSKFITSTYNPMEELESTTDTGTQKDESGYTTNPDNFGDFLNSSADPKCPLDSKQSTAGNSNKFKEEDAIKVSVEEEQTIQDSKEQGNNFHSPIVLRPELKKSVEPEDLIFHDGVTTHPDQANENATQDLKEAGQDKPNGSPEERKNALEHEDTSMAMPANVEECNNSADEKCCSISLDRNCPAADTIRLPEQLVDLPGCPVTDRHLYENNKPETLDAEEASNGGISTETELNDAEEASNGGISTETELNDAETLDAEEASNGGISTETELNDAETLDAEEASNGGISTETELNDAEEASNGGISTETELNDTETLDAEEASNGGISTETKLNDTETLDAEEASNGGISTETELNDTETRLQDPVKETPVTIDSFREQSHNESGPCTMVAKAEEQDDPIEAKLEGNKVPGPSEQWNDKEHENEGQSFDFSDLVSVVPANVFPIASQEEVSQEMRTMSVGYKIEVELGKEKGNQEEEDDKPQDTEGVSTIVAQQSIETGLDNAPEELRSPEEKAQTIVEGQNVNGEQQLITLEEGVSVTYNQKYIAEEGVSVTVEQQGVGESERQQNATEVEALPVEEGEEAIQYGSQQGRRESSQSAEGNNEQSRTGLKKGSKKVKGKGKEDCRMS
- the LOC110501269 gene encoding uncharacterized protein LOC110501269 isoform X16, whose amino-acid sequence is MGTQGTGRKRNPNKDRSTAEDDALNLISREAEARLAAKRAARAEAREIRMKELERQQKEIYQVQKKYYGLDNKSDKVDSEWGHIEQWMEDSERYSRPTQRHTSISDDDERMSVGSRGSVRSDLDAIGAYGRGEKDKKSKKKKKHKDKHKDRDSNGYDNEYSAISSRSSRLGDESNSRVSRSSRLDLQPSSGLSDESISKVSRSSRLDLQPASYASSDLNSNNGLSSSRQRLSSYESSGLLSQISYRRHHMGSLYEDSLYSGSRRVTGSSSRHPEYNSYRGSGSRASSRASSARASPVDDACNSVASFLRSAATSSGLPRDLDHMTIPNISDVDDRDYLEKGSRAASTLSAATLASLGGSSSRRESGETSITGDTETSIREIKDTLVEVEEKYRKAMVSNAQLDNEKNNLMYQVDTLKDSLMELEELLSESRREYEGKSKDFEREKHAHGVLQFQFKEMKETLKQSEELLTKHGIVLTPDLTANGEMLELGTEGSASGDPASQLAQDSQTSPLEGGNSMLGRAQETELGSRGDKVVDPGRSRQQEDTHEEEAQENHLTSPTPCSLVGVSETETSREAQPFSPTLGEEVEIEGSDVSKDSDNGIPVVEFKSGPVCDSEVLVVVTGPEEEVTVAGEGYEAAGVEGTRQGRVEVASEGEMGIKNDKADEAETKVVKSSDDTKETSSKEPTSEYGAAAEQGKNESSKDVKCLDSYPLPRETIEDTMKNGTQLSQGTDLDTSKSPIKSNPEPQKTKKVEALPEITDLQPPTQAGNKKKKGKKKKGETQSDVKQEDHKKSTTETCVVSMTNGTQISLGTDLDTPKSPVESNPEPQKTKKTCVLPETTDMQPQSQGGKKKKKGKKKGEKQGDETQGDKMSTTEEDVVSTPSDKEPVEAVGEGVITIETQREEGTSSSPDRELQSPEQKAQTIAEGLNLKEEQLEEDRVEPTIEVSLTDQAKSEEVVSKKKKKKMKKDKHKSTMESEKSEGEISVLSLESNIGIADPVDHSKFITSTYNPMEELESTTDTGTQKDESGYTTNPDNFGDFLNSSADPKCPLDSKQSTAGNSNKFKEEDAIKVSVEEEQTIQDSKEQGNNFHSPIVLRPELKKSVEPEDLIFHDGVTTHPDQANENATQDLKEAGQDKPNGSPEERKNALEHEDTSMAMPANVEECNNSADEKCCSISLDRNCPAADTIRLPEQLVDLPGCPVTDRHLYENNKPETLDAEEASNGGISTETELNDAEEASNGGISTETELNDAETLDAEEASNGGISTETELNDAETLDAEEASNGGISTETELNDAEEASNGGISTETELNDTETLDAEEASNGGISTETKLNDTETLDAEEASNGGISTETELNDTETRLQDPVKETPVTIDSFREQSHNESGPCTMVAKAEEQDDPIEAKLEGNKVPGPSEQWNDKEHENEGQSFDFSDLVSVVPANVFPIASQEEVSQEMRTMSVGYKIEVELGKEKGNQEEEDDKPQDTEGVSTIVAQQSIETGLDNAPEELRSPEEKAQTIVEGQNVNGEQQLITLEEGVSVTYNQKYIAEEGVSVTVEQQGVGESERQQNATEVEALPVEEGEEAIQYGSQQGRRESSQSAEGNNEQSRTGLKKGSKKVKGKGKEDCRMS
- the LOC110501269 gene encoding uncharacterized protein LOC110501269 isoform X6, with the translated sequence MGTQGTGRKRNPNKDRSTAEDDALNLISREAEARLAAKRAARAEAREIRMKELERQQKEIYQVQKKYYGLDNKSDKVDSEWGHIEQWMEDSERYSRPTQRHTSISDDDERMSVGSRGSVRSDLDAIGAYGRGEKDKKSKKKKKHKDKHKDRDSNGYDNEYSAISSRSSRLGDESNSRVSRSSRLDLQPSSGLSDESISKVSRSSRLDLQPASYASSDLNSNNGLSSSRQRLSSYESSGLLSQISYRRHHMGSLYEDSLYSGSRRVTGSSSRHPEYNSYRGSGSRASSRASSARASPVDDACNSVASFLRSAATSSGLPRDLDHMTIPNISDVDDRDYLEKGSRAASTLSAATLASLGGSSSRRESGETSITGDTETSIREIKDTLVEVEEKYRKAMVSNAQLDNEKNNLMYQVDTLKDSLMELEELLSESRREYEGKSKDFEREKHAHGVLQFQFKEMKETLKQSEELLTEIRQMRLKQDGFVREISDLQETVEWKDKKIGALERQKEYSDAIRNERDELRDEVVQLKDILKKHGIVLTPDLTANGEMLELGTEGSASGDPASQLAQDSQTSPLEGGNSMLGRAQETELGSRGDKVVDPGRSRQQEDTHEEEAQENHLTSPTPCSLVGVSETETSREAQPFSPTLGEEVEIEGSDVSKDSDNGIPVVEFKSGPVCDSEVLVVVTGPEEEVTVAGEGYEAAGVEGTRQGRVEVASEGEMGIKNDKADEAETKVVKSSDDTKETSSKEPTSEYGAAAEQGKNESSKDVKCLDSYPLPRETIEDTMKNGTQLSQGTDLDTSKSPIKSNPEPQKTKKVEALPEITDLQPPTQAGNKKKKGKKKKGETQSDVKQEDHKKSTTETCVVSMTNGTQISLGTDLDTPKSPVESNPEPQKTKKTCVLPETTDMQPQSQGGKKKKKGKKKGEKQGDETQGDKMSTTEEDVVSTPSDKEPVEAVGEGVITIETQREEGTSSSPDRELQSPEQKAQTIAEGLNLKEEQLEEDRVEPTIEVSLTDQAKSEEVVSKKKKKKMKKDKHKSTMESEKSEGEISVLSLESNIGIADPVDHSKFITSTYNPMEELESTTDTGTQKDESGYTTNPDNFGDFLNSSADPKCPLDSKQSTAGNSNKFKEEDAIKVSVEEEQTIQDSKEQGNNFHSPIVLRPELKKSVEPEDLIFHDGVTTHPDQANENATQDLKEAGQDKPNGSPEERKNALEHEDTSMAMPANVEECNNSADEKCCSISLDRNCPAADTIRLPEQLVDLPGCPVTDRHLYENNKPETLDAEEASNGGISTETELNDAEEASNGGISTETELNDAETLDAEEASNGGISTETELNDAETLDAEEASNGGISTETELNDAEEASNGGISTETELNDTETLDAEEASNGGISTETKLNDTETLDAEEASNGGISTETELNDTETRLQDPVKETPVTIDSFREQSHNESGPCTMVAKAEEQDDPIEAKLEGNKVPGPSEQWNDKEHENEGQSFDFSDLVSVVPANVFPIASQEEVSQEMRTMSVGYKIEVELGKEKGNQEEEDDKPQDTEGVSTIVAQQSIETGLDNAPEELRSPEEKAQTIVEGQNVNGEQQLITLEEGVSVTYNQKYIAEEGVSVTVEQQGVGESERQQNATEVEALPVEEGEEAIQYGSQQGRRESSQSAEGNNEQSRTGLKKGSKKVKGKGKEDCRMS